The stretch of DNA TATCCAAAAGCAAAAAATCTTTTTTACCGCCACTGCACCCATATCGGGCAGGATTAATTTATCTCCTAAAGGTATCGATACTTTTTGTTGTCTCGATGCTAATACTGTCGCCTATCTAGATTTAACTGGTAGTGGTAACGAAACTGCGGCACATCTACATGAGAACGGCAGAATGACAATAATGTTCTGTAGTTTCGAGGCAAATCCTCTAATTCTAAGATTATACGGTCGAGGAGAAGTAATTAGCCATTCCAGCGATCGCTGGAATAAATTACATTCTCTGTTTGTCTCCACGCCAGGAGAAAGACAAATAATTTTGCTCGATATCGAATCAATACAAACTTCTTGTGGTTTTGGCGTACCGCTATATGAATTTAAAGAAGATAGAGAAACCTTGATTGACTGGGCAGCTAAGAAGGGCAAATCTGGCATTAAGCAATATCAACAACAGAAAAATCTACAAAGTATTGATGGATTGCCGACTAATCTCAACACTAATTAATTGAGCGATCGCCCAAATGTCATCGATCGCAGAAATTGTAAAGAAACATCCTAATATTTTTCTAAAATTAAGAAGATTTTGCGAAACTATAGTTTAACCTTTAGGGCTGCAAGTACAAGAAAATCTCAAACTTATTATTAATGAAATTAGCCGCCAGAGTCGATCGCGTACCACCATCAATGACATTAGCAATTTCTGCTAAAGCAAAAGCCATGCAAGCAGAAGGTATTGATGTCTGTAGTTTTAGTGCGGGAGAACCAGATTTTCCTACTCCCGCTCATGTTGTCGAAGCAGCTAAAACAGCTTTAGATAATGGTAAAACTCGCTATGGACCTGCGGCAGGAGAACCAGAACTTAGAGAAGCGATCGCTCGTAAATTGCAGAAAGAAAACAATTTAGATTATCAGGCAGAAAATACCATCGTTACTAACGGCGGTAAATACTCTCTGTTTAACCTGATGCAGACTTTAATTGAAGAAGGAGACGAAGTAATTATTCCCTCTCCTTATTGGTTGAGCTATCCAGAGATGGTTAAGCTGGCTGGAGGCACGCCTGTATTGGTAGACACGTCAATGGAAAATGGCTATAAAATTACTCCCGAACAGCTAGAAAAAGCGATTACCCCACAAAGCAAGCTGTTCGTGCTTAATTCTCCTTCCAATCCTACAGGTGCGGTTTACAGTCCTGAAGAAATTCGCGCACTTGCAGACGTAATTTTAGCTGACGATAAACTTCTGGTAGTTTCCGACGAAATTTATGAAAAAATTCTTTATGGTGATGCCAAACATCTCAGTATCGGTGCGGTAAATCCTCAGATGCTGGAACGAACTATTACTAGTAACGGTTTTGCCAAAAGTCACTCGATGACTGGTTGGCGCGTGGGTTATGCTGCTGCCCCTGTAGAGATAATTAAAGCCATGACCAAGATACAGGGACATAGTACCTCTAATGTCTGTACTTTTGCCCAATATGGCGCGATCGCGGCTTTAGACTCTTCTCAAGATTGCGTAGCAGAAATGGTCGAGGCATTCGCTAAAAGACGCACTTACATCTACGAAGCGGTTGATGCTATCCCCAAACTAAGCTGTTTTAAACCCGATGGTGCTTTTTATCTCTATGTCGATATTTCTCAGACGGGAATGGGTTCTCTAGAATTCTGTGAGAAGTTATTAGAAACCAAACACGTTGCTGCAATTCCTGGGGTGGCTTTCGGAACGGATAACTGTATTCGTTTTTCCTATGCAACGGGTATGCCGACAATTGAAGAAGGCGTTAGGCGTTTGGCTGAGTTTGTTGATTCTCTGAAGTAATTTAAGTGATAGATATTTTTATTAAAGTTGATTGAGGAGTTAGTAAAACGAAGAAAATTTATCAGCCTGACTCGATTCGTGGCGATACACCAATGTCTGATGAATTACTTAGAGCCGTAAAAAAGAGGCGATTTGTGAAAGTAGCCAAACCTGGATCGGATGACGCTAAATATCTAGATTTTGTAGGAGCTAACGCATCTGCTGGTAATTGGGAAGGTAATTCTAATCCAAAAAATTTAGATGCCATAACAGTTCGGTCTGATGCTTATAAAATAGAAGTATTAGAAGAGTTTTTACACGGCACTCAAGCAAAGTTGGATATGGATATGTCTACAGCAAACTCAGCTATTTTAGAAATTCATGTAAAAGACTTTATGATACGTCATAAAGTCTGGTTAGGTTTGTCAGAAAAAGATGTAGAAGCATTGACAATAATGAAAGAGCTATATGAAAGATAATTACGAGATGGATATTAAAGCTGTTTTTCATCTTAGTAGGGGGACTACGGCTATAGTAGGCAATCTTAAGGGTTATGAAACAAAAAGAATTATAGGCTCCAAAGCACAATTATTTGTTGACGGAAAACCACAAACAACTATTGAGCTATATGAAACTATATTCGATCGCCCTACTAAGGATAATTTGCGATCGCTCGAAACCTACGACAAAGTAGAATTAACCCAAAATTTTGTAGAAAAACACAATTGTAGATTGGTAGAAGTAAAAAACTGATAGATTAATAATGAAAGTTTTTAGCGATAAAAGCAAATTTGCCTTGTAAATAGAAGACTATAAATCTGAGGCTGAAAATTTACGTGTTGTCAATATTGTTGTTTTGCTAGAGCGATCGCTTATTTAATATTTAGTTTGATAATTCGATTCAATTAACCTGCAATGTCAGCATCTCCTAATTCACCTTCAGAGTCAAGATTGATTACAATTGAATGTCCTGCAAATAAATCGCCATCTAAATAATAAATTTCTGCGCTACCATCGTTGCTAATATTTACCGACTTTAGCTCCATCCGCTTGACGAATTATTCCCGATCGATTATTTCATCCTCACTCCAAGTATCATTGTATAAATCTAGTAGCTTTTCTGCTGCATAAAGCTTAAACTTTGAAGCACTGTCTCTAAGGTTTTTAATTACTTTGCGAGTGAATTCTAAAATTTCATCAAAATTATCATTATCAATATAGAATTCAGATTCTATAACTTCACCATTATGGTCTTTTATTTTTCCTTCATACCAAACGTATTCTTCAGAATATTCGATCGCGCCTAAAAAAGAATCATTAATAGTTTTTTGCATTAATTAGAAAAAGATTATTTACTAAATTCTTAATAAAAGTAATGCATTTTAGCTAGAGCGATCGCAATAGATATTGCTTGTCGAACATTTTAGATAAATTATTTGATATTTTTTTTTGCCATATTATATACTCAGATCGCTTATTATCGAGCTTACTCTGTTTTAAATGTCAATCGAGAAAAAAATAATTATAGCTATTAGTTCGATCGCAATTCTGGGCTTTGGTTTATACAAAAATATAGATAGTCCCTTTGTTTATCGACTAATTAGCAAATGGAACTGCAAAGATTCTTTATTACCCGTTTGCAACCCCGCCAATGCTCAAACTGTAGATAAAGTTTCTGGTAACAATGGCGTGGTTGTCTCTACCCAAAAAGAAGCGTCAAAAATTGGTTTGCAGGTATTAAAAGATGGCGGAAATGCGATCGATGCTGCGGTAGCGGTAGGTTATGCCCTAGCCGTTAGCGATCCTTGCTGTGGTAACTTAGGCGGTGGCGGTTTTATGCTGATTCGTTTTGCTAATGGCGAGTCTACTTTTATCGACTTTCGCGAAACTGCACCTTTAGCTGCAACTCAGGATATGTATCAAGATAAGCAAGGTAATGTAATTAAAGGATTGAGTACCGAAGGTTATTTGGCAGTTGGCGTTCCTGGCACTGTAAAAGGTTTAGATTATGCCATGACTGAATATGGAACAATGAAGCGCGATCGCCTTATCAAACCTGCTATTAAATTAGCTAAAAACGGTTTTGTGTTGCAACAGGGCGATGTAGATATTCTTGAGGCGGGAAAAGATAAGTTATTAGAACCTAATGTCGCTGAAATATTTTTGACAGAAGATAACAAAGTCGATCGACCTGGAGATATTTTAGTGCAAACCGATCTAGCCAAGACACTAGAGTCGATCGCCAAACGGGGAACGGAAGTATTTTATCGAGGAGAAATTGCCGAGAAAGTTGTTACTGCTAGCGAGGCTAACAACGGCATTCTTAGCTTAGAAGATTTTGCTAATTACCAGATTAGGGAAACCCAACCAATTAGCTGCAACTATAGAGGTTATCTGGTTATTTCTGCACCTCCTCCTGGTGGTGGTACTACCGTCTGTCAGATGTTAAATATTTTGTCTGGTTACAATTTGAAGCAGTTGGGTTGGCAAACTACCAAAAGCTTGCATTATATCTTTTCGGCAATGCTACTAGCTTTTAGCGATCGCAATCAATATTTAGGCGATCCAGATTTTGTCGAATTTCCCCTCGATAAACTGTTGTCTAAAGATTATGCAGCTACTTTAAGAACTAAAATTTCCGACTACGAAGCTATACCGCCAGAATCAGTTTATTCTAATGTTCAAACGGAAGGAAGCAATACCACTCATTATTCGGTAGTAGATAAACAAGGTAATGCCGTAGCGGTAACTTATACAATTAATTCTTATTTTGGTGCGGGGGTAATTGCCCCAGGTACGGGTTTTTTGCTCAATAATGAAATGAACGATTTTACGACTAAGTTAGGCAAACCCAATCAGTTTGGTTTGCGTCAGGGAGAAGCTAACCTAATTGAACCAGGCAAACGTCCTTTGAGTTCGATGTCGCCTACGATAGTTACTCAAGATGGACAAGTTTATTTAGTAACGGGAAGCCCAGGAGGTTCGACTATACCCAATACCGTATTGCAGGTAATTGTTAATGCGATCGATTACGATATGGATTTAGAAGCCGCAGTTAATACTCCTCGTCTTCACTATCAGGGATTTCCTAATGTTGTTGTTAGTGAACCCAATGCAGTAGATGCCAAAACTATCCGAGGTTTGAGACTAAGAGGTTATACAATTTTTCCTTTCGATACTTTGGGTGCGGCAGAATCAATTTTGGTCGAGCCTGAAACTGGATTAAAAACAGGAGTTAACGATGTTCGCAAACCTGCGGGTAAAGCTGTTGCTTATTAACGTAATAACATTAGAGAATAGGGAACAGGGAACAGGGAATAGGGAAGTAAAAAGTAATAAGTAAATCATTGCTACTCGCTACTCGCTACTCGCTACTTGCTACTCGCTACTTGCTACTTACTACTTACTACTTACTACTTACTACTTGCTACTTGCTACTTGCTACTTATTTTTGGAAATAGTATGATTTCTATTTGAAATGATTATAATATTACAGTTCTGCCTTTTCAGTACTGCCAAAACTAATATCATCAGATTCATAGTCTGGTGGTTCGACGTGAATGGAAACTCTAACTTTACCAAAGCTTTCTGCTAGTCGTTGTTCGATGCGTTCGGTAATTTTATGAGCGGTTTGCACATCAGAAGTATCGACAATCAGGTGCATTTCGATAAATACCTGTCTTCCTACTACACCACGAGAGGCAATATCGTGACAGTTAACTACTCCAGGAGTTGTCATGACAATGCGATGAATTTTTTCGGGTGCGATCGCCATTTCGTCTACCAACCAGGGTAAATTGTCGCGTATTACTTCCCAACCGCTATAAAACACCATAAAAGCAACGGGAAAAGCCAAAATTACGTCAAGCGATCGCAATTGAGGAATATTCAATGCTGATGCTTGCCAAACTCCTATCAAGCCTGCAATTACCACCACCGTCACCCAAATATCGCTGGTGGTGTGTTTGGCATCGGCAATTAAAATCGGACTATCAATTTTTTTACCAACGTTGCGTTCGTAAACAGCAACAAAAATATTGACGATTAAGACAATTGATAACAGCCATAACTCGCTTGGTGCAACTTCTACAGGCTTACCACCAAAAGCAATACGTTCTACCGCACCCTTGAGAATTTCAAAACAGGCAATTCCTAAAAAAGCGGCAATTCCCAAGGCACCTAACGCTTCAAATTTTTGATGTCCGTAGGGATGTTCTCTGTCTGGTAGGGGAGAAGAAAAACGATTGGCAATTAAGCCCAAAATATTGTTGGCACTGTCGGTAATGCTGTGTAAAGCATCTGCTTGCAGGCTAAGAGAACCAGTAGCAAAACCAATGGTTGCTTTTAACGCCATTACGAATAAATTTAGCAGCAGAGTTATCCAGAGAACTTTGCGAACTTGGGAACGATTGTCTTGCATTTTCGACCACGAATTATCATCATGCCTTCGTTATACAATCATAAGCCGAAAATAACTATAGTCTTTGGCAGTAAATGCTTTGAGGTGTATTCATCTGTCAAAAACATATAGGCTTATTGCAATTTATTCTAATAAACAAAGTATTTTGTTCTTATTAATTGGTAGTTGTTTTACTAAGGTTAGATGATATTAATTAGCATTAAAAACCTAATATTAAAATTGATTACCGATCACCTGTATTAACAAAAATAGCTGCCTGAGTGCGATCGCGCAGATTGAGACGACGCAGAATACTGTTGACGTGATTTTTAACGGTGCGTTCGGCAATGTATAGCTGTTCGGCGATTTCACGATTGCTATAGCCTTTAGCAATTAATTGTAATACTTCTTTTTCTCTAGAAGTTAAAGTCTCTAATTCTGGTGTTTGAGTAGCTGTAGAAGTGGTAACGGCTTTTTTAAACAATCCAGGGCTTAATTGAGTGTAACCTTTGTTGGCAAAACGAATTGCTTCGGCTAGTTCTGTCGAGGGAGTGTCTTTAAGCAAATAGCCTTTAGCACCATAAGCCATTGACTGAGCTACATATTCATCATCGTCAAAGGTAGTGAGAACTAATATCTTAATATCTGGTGCTTGTTTGGCGAGAGCCTTAATTGCTGCCACTCCATCCATTACAGGCATCCGAATATCCATTAATACTACGTCGGGTTGCAGTGAAAGCGATCGCTCTACGGCTAGCTTGCCATTTTCCGCCTCGCCGACAATTTCTATATCGTCATGAGTTTCTAATAAACTCGCCAGTCCTTCTCTGACAATGCTTTGATCGTCTACTAACAACACGCGAATCATAAGGTATTTCTCACTTTGTGTTCTAAGGAAAATCCACTATTAATGAGCCATTTATTATTAAGCATTTATTGTCTGTAGTGTTCAGTGTTTATTGAATCTATAGTCGGTAATTTATACGAGCGGAATTTTGACTTTAACCTTGCAGCCTGCACCATACTGACTATTAACAGAGAAACTACCGTCTAAGGCTTGAGTGCGTTCCTGCATTCCCTGAATACCAAAACCTGTTGTATTCTCTTGCGGCTCAAAACCACAGCCATTATCTTTTACAGTAAGACAAACATAGTTATTTTTAATATCTAAATCTAGTTCGACTTTGGTAGCTTGACTGTGTTTGACAACATTAGTTAGAGCTTCTTGTACGATTCTATATAGTGCGGTGTCGATTTCTGTAGAAACAGTAGTTAAATTTATTTTTGAGGCGATCGCAATATTATTATTAGCTTCAAATTCGTCTATCAGTTTAGCGAGAGCAAGTTCTAGCGATCGCCCCTGTAAAATATTATTTCTCAGAGTTGCTACCGACTGACGAATATTTTGTAGTGCTTCTTTACCTAACTGTCTGGCTTTTTGGATGTAACTGGCGGCTTTGGTACGATCTTGTTCTAAAAATAAAGCAGCATTTTCCAGTTGAATACTTTGGGCAGTAAGATAGTGTCCGACAGAATCGTGAATTTCGCGAGCGATGCGGTTTCTTTCTTGTAAGATGGCTCGATCTTCTAACTTTTGAGCATATTGCCGCAGACGACGATTGGCAATGGTTAGCTGTTGGCGGCTTTGATGTTCGGCTAAAATCGTGCTTACCGACAACAGAACAAATGCCAAAACTAAACCAAATAATAATGCCGAATTAAACAGCAAGCCAAACAAAACTCTATTAGCTTCTTCAGGTGGCAAACGTTTCAAAATACGGGGTATTCTGCCGAGAACGATACCAAAAGGAGTAATTCTAAGCCAAATCGCTGCCTGTAGTAATAAAAAAGAACTATAGGCGATCGCAGCAGCAATAATTCTTCCTCGCCAATTAAACAGCAAACAGGCACGAATAACCACAATCAACAGCAACGGCGGAAACACTCGATCTCGTCCTCCTAATAATACCGCCAGCCAACTTAAAGTAAAGCCCAAACTAATATAAATCTTTTTAAAATTGGCATTGGAGAAAGGCAGTCTCAACCCCATAATTCCCAACGCCGCAATGCTGAAAATCGCACTTAAATTCAACAGCCAGAAGTTCGATGCCAAATGATGGTGACGGGGTGCCAGTAAATCCGAAAAAGCAGTTAGTAAAGCAATTACTAGTAAAATCCACTCTAGATACAGCAGTAGCTTAAAAGGATGTTTTTGCCACGTAGTTTGAGTCATTTCATTTAGCATTTATCAATGAGCAATGAGCAATGAGCAATTATCGTCTGTAGTGTTCACTGTTCATTGTTTACTGTTTAATCTAGTCCCAAAGTACTAACAGAATTGGGAACATAGATCGATGTTACTCTACTGCCTTACTACTTACCATTGAGCTATAAGCAATCAATTTTGTAACTCAATCTAAGGAGACAAAAATTTTATGAGGAGTATTTTATTAACTCTAGCAGCAACTTCGCTAATTCTTCCAACTACAGTTTATGCTGCTGACTTTAATTCCATTAATTCAAATAATAGTGACACATCTATGAAAATAGCTCAAGCGCGACCCAAACACGGTAAAAGACACGGTAGAGGCGATCGCCTGGAAAAACTACAGGAACAGCTAGATCTTTCTACCGAACAAAGACGACAGATCGAACAAATCGAGCAACAGTCCGAAACTGAAACAGAGGATTTGCGCCAACAGCTAGAGGAAGCTCACCAACAAATGCAGACGCTACTATCTAGTGATGCTTCTACCGACGAACTGCGCCAACAACACCAACAAATGCAAGAACTGCATCAGCAGCTAGACAATAATCGTTTTGAAACCAAACTACAAGTTAGAGAAATTTTGACACCAGAACAGCGGACTCAGTTAGCAGAAACAATGCAGCGCCGTTGGGAACGAAAAGGCGAACGGTAAGATTTAATTATTATTCGGGGTTTTCATGACAATAAAAAGCGATCGCCAGCAAAAATGCCAATTCTTTAAAACCTAAATTCTTTTGCTTTTAGTAAGCGATCGCCTTGTAAGACTCTAACTAGAACTTTCTTCCCCAATAACCCCTATTTTATGACGAAAAGATAGTTCTCCACCGTACCAACCACCAACAGAAAGTAAGGTAGCTATCACTAGAGAAAGAATAATTCCTACAGGAATAATTGTGGTTTGTGGATCGCCCAAACGCAAGCCAAAGTTAACAAATGTCAGTACCAGAACTGCCACGTTGATAAACATATGCGCCCAACCAGCGGTACGCCGACGCACCTTTTTAACCCTGATAAAATCTACCATGCCAATTAAAGCAGCTAGAACACCAGCTAACCCACCCAGACCAATTAGCCATAGTGAAGCGCGCGCCCAGAAAAAGTCTTTGGTCAGCCAGTAACCTATGTCGCTACCTGCCGCACCGCTCAAAAAAGCAACGGGAAAAATTACTAAAATTGGATGAATGGGGTGTCCAAAAATAGATATGGAACTGGTAATACCGCTTCCCACATAATCACCTTCGCGGCTTTCTAAAATTGCTGGAATATTAGGATACGGAACTTGACCACTTGCGTTGGTGCGTTCGGCTGAGTTTTGCATTGGTTTCTCCTGAATTTAGATGAGTTGAATTAAGTTTTAAAATTTTTATTCGACAATATTTTTAATGGTCGAGCTAATCTTTTCTCTGACTTCTTTTACCTGTTGGGCTATGGGTCTTTTTTCGTTGAGAAAGACGCGAGCGCAGTTGCGACCTGGCATTCCCGAAATTGAGCCGCCTGGATGGGTTCCTGCCCCTGTAAGGTATAGTCCTGCTATGGGTGTGGTATAGTTGGCAATTTCTGGTAGAGGTCGAAAGAACACCATCTGATCTAAAGTCATATCGATGTGATAGTAATTGCCCTTATAAGCTCCCAGACGTTCTCCCAATTCGGCTGGACTTTCGACACGACGGGCAATAATGGCATCTTTTACATTAGGGGCATAATCGGCTAACTTATCAATAACGCGATCGGCAACTTTATTTTTTAATTCATCCGTCCAACCAGTACCGTTTAGTCCCTGTCCTTCCATGCCATGAATTTGATAGGGAGCAAAAAATTCGATCCAGAGAGTGTGTTTCCCTTCTGGTGCCATAGAAGGATCTAATACCGTCGGTACGTCGAGATACATCGATGGATTTTCATCGGGTATTTTACCCATTGAAGGTAAAGTGTGAGCTTCTTCTACGTGATGCATCGAGTCGGCAATTAAAATCGAACCGATAAGCAATTCTTCTCTGTGGTTGTAGCGTTCAAAACGGGGTGCTTCGGAAAGCGCGCAGTCAATTTTTAGAATAGTTTCATTGTTGTTGACAATACGTCTATCTAGCCTTTCTCTCAAGTCAGGTGCGGCAACTTCACTCGCCTCAGCAGGAACCATATTTAAAAATAAGCGACGAGCATCGATATTAGAGATTACCCCTTGTTTGGCGCGATATTCTTCGCCATTACTAGTTCTGACTCCTTCTGCCCGACCATTATTACCAATCAAAACCTTTTCTACGGCGCGATCGCACAATACCACTCCGCCTTTATCTTTAACTAAATTTAGTAAAGCTTGAGTTAAGGCACCCGTTCCCCCGCGAGGTCTTGCCATACCAGGGTTGTGCCGCATAGACATCATCATCGAACCAATACCGATAGTTTTCTGAGAGGGAGGCGAGCCAAATTCGGCTGCAAGCCTAGCCAAGGGTGCCCTGAGAAATTCGGAGTCGAACCAATAATGCAAACTATCTTCAGGGGAAGTTAGCATAGTCCGAATCAAGTCGAGTGTTTTATCTATGCCGCCTATAGTAGAAAATAAATCCTTAATATTGTTTAAACCGTAATTACCAGCAATATCGATTAGCGACTTAGGTGGTGCATTGAAAACTGGGGTAATACCTTTGGTCAAACGCTGCCAAAAATCAATGTATTCGCGATATTTTTCGGCATCTCGTTCGCTATATTTAGCAATTTCAGCACAGGTTTTTTCTACCGATTTATGTGCCAAAAAATATTTGCCATCGGGATGGGGGCAAAAGGTTACGGGGTCACAATAAAGATATTCTAAGCCGTATTTATTTAGTTCTAATTCTTCAACGACGGGACCCAAATGAATAAATTCATGATCGATCGCACAGAGATTGAACTTAAACCCTGGTGCTTCTTCTGGCAGAGATTCTTCTGTAGTAGCTCCACCGCCAGGTATAGCACGTTTTTCTAGTAAGGCAACGCTATAACCTTCTTTGAGTAAATAAGCAGCACAGACTAATCCATTATGACCAGCCCCAATAATAACGACATCGTATGTTGGCATAACCTGTAATTGTTAAATAAATTCAGACAGTTCAATCTACTTGCGCTTTTTTAACTTAAAAAACGTCGTGGCATTTTAACTAATATTAAAAAACTATTTACCTCAAATTTATCTATCGAGGGAAATAAAAATAAATTAGCAACTTTTCTGTATTGGTTGAGACAAATAAAAACAAATTGTGATGGTTTTCCTATTTGTAATAGTTGGCGTGTTGCCTTCAAAACGGCTTTATTATCTATCTTTTTGGAGAAGTATTAAAGCGTCAAATATGTATGTAGAGCCTAAAATTGTTTGTAGTTTGCCGACCTATATTTTTTCTTCCTAAATCCTTACAATTATTGCAAATATTATCTATACTTAATTGCGTTGACGATAGTTGAGAGATTTTTAAATGAAGACTTCAAATTTTATTACTAATTTAGTTGACGTTAAACGTAAGTTAGTTGCTTTTGCCAGCATTTTCGCCATATTTTCCCTAATTTTTGCTAGTGTTTTTACTGTAAACACTGCCAGCGTCAGTGCGGAAACCATTAATCTGCCTACAATAGTTGCCTTTGAAAATGTATCTGGCGAAGGTATTGGCGACAAAGTACAAGGTACATTCGATCGCGGTGCAGGTAAGATGCAGAAAAATTTTGGCGATGCCGCAGACCGCCCTGGGGACACTGCTAAAGGAGCTTTAAAAGAAGCAAAAGGTGCAGCCAAACAGAATTTAGGTGAAGCTAAAGCGMAAGCCGATATGGCTGGAGACAAAGCTGAAAATGCTGCTGAAAGCTTTGTAGACTCAGTTAAAGATTTC from Myxosarcina sp. GI1 encodes:
- a CDS encoding sensor histidine kinase; translated protein: MTQTTWQKHPFKLLLYLEWILLVIALLTAFSDLLAPRHHHLASNFWLLNLSAIFSIAALGIMGLRLPFSNANFKKIYISLGFTLSWLAVLLGGRDRVFPPLLLIVVIRACLLFNWRGRIIAAAIAYSSFLLLQAAIWLRITPFGIVLGRIPRILKRLPPEEANRVLFGLLFNSALLFGLVLAFVLLSVSTILAEHQSRQQLTIANRRLRQYAQKLEDRAILQERNRIAREIHDSVGHYLTAQSIQLENAALFLEQDRTKAASYIQKARQLGKEALQNIRQSVATLRNNILQGRSLELALAKLIDEFEANNNIAIASKINLTTVSTEIDTALYRIVQEALTNVVKHSQATKVELDLDIKNNYVCLTVKDNGCGFEPQENTTGFGIQGMQERTQALDGSFSVNSQYGAGCKVKVKIPLV
- a CDS encoding pyridoxal phosphate-dependent aminotransferase, producing MKLAARVDRVPPSMTLAISAKAKAMQAEGIDVCSFSAGEPDFPTPAHVVEAAKTALDNGKTRYGPAAGEPELREAIARKLQKENNLDYQAENTIVTNGGKYSLFNLMQTLIEEGDEVIIPSPYWLSYPEMVKLAGGTPVLVDTSMENGYKITPEQLEKAITPQSKLFVLNSPSNPTGAVYSPEEIRALADVILADDKLLVVSDEIYEKILYGDAKHLSIGAVNPQMLERTITSNGFAKSHSMTGWRVGYAAAPVEIIKAMTKIQGHSTSNVCTFAQYGAIAALDSSQDCVAEMVEAFAKRRTYIYEAVDAIPKLSCFKPDGAFYLYVDISQTGMGSLEFCEKLLETKHVAAIPGVAFGTDNCIRFSYATGMPTIEEGVRRLAEFVDSLK
- the crtO gene encoding beta-carotene ketolase CrtO, whose amino-acid sequence is MPTYDVVIIGAGHNGLVCAAYLLKEGYSVALLEKRAIPGGGATTEESLPEEAPGFKFNLCAIDHEFIHLGPVVEELELNKYGLEYLYCDPVTFCPHPDGKYFLAHKSVEKTCAEIAKYSERDAEKYREYIDFWQRLTKGITPVFNAPPKSLIDIAGNYGLNNIKDLFSTIGGIDKTLDLIRTMLTSPEDSLHYWFDSEFLRAPLARLAAEFGSPPSQKTIGIGSMMMSMRHNPGMARPRGGTGALTQALLNLVKDKGGVVLCDRAVEKVLIGNNGRAEGVRTSNGEEYRAKQGVISNIDARRLFLNMVPAEASEVAAPDLRERLDRRIVNNNETILKIDCALSEAPRFERYNHREELLIGSILIADSMHHVEEAHTLPSMGKIPDENPSMYLDVPTVLDPSMAPEGKHTLWIEFFAPYQIHGMEGQGLNGTGWTDELKNKVADRVIDKLADYAPNVKDAIIARRVESPAELGERLGAYKGNYYHIDMTLDQMVFFRPLPEIANYTTPIAGLYLTGAGTHPGGSISGMPGRNCARVFLNEKRPIAQQVKEVREKISSTIKNIVE
- the ggt gene encoding gamma-glutamyltransferase; this encodes MSIEKKIIIAISSIAILGFGLYKNIDSPFVYRLISKWNCKDSLLPVCNPANAQTVDKVSGNNGVVVSTQKEASKIGLQVLKDGGNAIDAAVAVGYALAVSDPCCGNLGGGGFMLIRFANGESTFIDFRETAPLAATQDMYQDKQGNVIKGLSTEGYLAVGVPGTVKGLDYAMTEYGTMKRDRLIKPAIKLAKNGFVLQQGDVDILEAGKDKLLEPNVAEIFLTEDNKVDRPGDILVQTDLAKTLESIAKRGTEVFYRGEIAEKVVTASEANNGILSLEDFANYQIRETQPISCNYRGYLVISAPPPGGGTTVCQMLNILSGYNLKQLGWQTTKSLHYIFSAMLLAFSDRNQYLGDPDFVEFPLDKLLSKDYAATLRTKISDYEAIPPESVYSNVQTEGSNTTHYSVVDKQGNAVAVTYTINSYFGAGVIAPGTGFLLNNEMNDFTTKLGKPNQFGLRQGEANLIEPGKRPLSSMSPTIVTQDGQVYLVTGSPGGSTIPNTVLQVIVNAIDYDMDLEAAVNTPRLHYQGFPNVVVSEPNAVDAKTIRGLRLRGYTIFPFDTLGAAESILVEPETGLKTGVNDVRKPAGKAVAY
- a CDS encoding cation diffusion facilitator family transporter — translated: MQDNRSQVRKVLWITLLLNLFVMALKATIGFATGSLSLQADALHSITDSANNILGLIANRFSSPLPDREHPYGHQKFEALGALGIAAFLGIACFEILKGAVERIAFGGKPVEVAPSELWLLSIVLIVNIFVAVYERNVGKKIDSPILIADAKHTTSDIWVTVVVIAGLIGVWQASALNIPQLRSLDVILAFPVAFMVFYSGWEVIRDNLPWLVDEMAIAPEKIHRIVMTTPGVVNCHDIASRGVVGRQVFIEMHLIVDTSDVQTAHKITERIEQRLAESFGKVRVSIHVEPPDYESDDISFGSTEKAEL
- a CDS encoding Spy/CpxP family protein refolding chaperone, with translation MRSILLTLAATSLILPTTVYAADFNSINSNNSDTSMKIAQARPKHGKRHGRGDRLEKLQEQLDLSTEQRRQIEQIEQQSETETEDLRQQLEEAHQQMQTLLSSDASTDELRQQHQQMQELHQQLDNNRFETKLQVREILTPEQRTQLAETMQRRWERKGER
- a CDS encoding response regulator transcription factor, whose protein sequence is MIRVLLVDDQSIVREGLASLLETHDDIEIVGEAENGKLAVERSLSLQPDVVLMDIRMPVMDGVAAIKALAKQAPDIKILVLTTFDDDEYVAQSMAYGAKGYLLKDTPSTELAEAIRFANKGYTQLSPGLFKKAVTTSTATQTPELETLTSREKEVLQLIAKGYSNREIAEQLYIAERTVKNHVNSILRRLNLRDRTQAAIFVNTGDR
- a CDS encoding DUF2231 domain-containing protein translates to MQNSAERTNASGQVPYPNIPAILESREGDYVGSGITSSISIFGHPIHPILVIFPVAFLSGAAGSDIGYWLTKDFFWARASLWLIGLGGLAGVLAALIGMVDFIRVKKVRRRTAGWAHMFINVAVLVLTFVNFGLRLGDPQTTIIPVGIILSLVIATLLSVGGWYGGELSFRHKIGVIGEESSS
- a CDS encoding pyridoxamine 5'-phosphate oxidase family protein; translation: MAKFYSQLTLDLQTFIQKQKIFFTATAPISGRINLSPKGIDTFCCLDANTVAYLDLTGSGNETAAHLHENGRMTIMFCSFEANPLILRLYGRGEVISHSSDRWNKLHSLFVSTPGERQIILLDIESIQTSCGFGVPLYEFKEDRETLIDWAAKKGKSGIKQYQQQKNLQSIDGLPTNLNTN